TTGCGGAGGCAAATAAAaagacatttttttcacaaaatcttGTGCCGCGCACACATATTTGCGAACATGTATGCAATaaattttcttttgtattttttgACATTTAAAAACATGCTTAAAATGGGTGCAGATGCCCCTGCGTTTAGGACGTGCCCACTCGTAGTTGGGAAATGTATGAATGAATCCGTGTACATATGAATCCATTTTGAAAAACATATTTTTAAATAATGAACAAACTCTTCATTCCCGCAGAAAAAGAACGTGCACACGCTGCTGCCGGAGAACAAAAAGCGAGAACTACCGTCGTCAGGATAACGTGGAAGACGACCACCTCACCATTCCTCCGTACTGGCAATGGCGGCCGCGCCCGCAGCCGCGGCACTCCGACCCCACCTTTCCCTTCTCTCGGCCGGCGCCGGAATCCCCAACCCCACGCTCCAAACTCTATCCTTCGTCGCCCccctcctctgccgccgccgctgccgccgccgcagcagcgTCGTTCTCTCCAACGCCTCCTCGTCGCCCCCGTCCCCCCCTCcttcgccggagaaggaggccgaggCGGCTCCGACGGCGGAGTCGTGCGTCAACCTCGGCCTCGAGTTCTTCTCCAAGGGCAGGGTAAGCGAAGCCGATTCCAAGGCGCATTTTTCCAACGTTCATGTCACACGGGATCCTTATTGTGTAAACGAAGGAAGTCTATCAGTATCAGCTAGCAATTGTACGGCAATTCATTAGCTCTTCAAGATGATAGCTTTTGTTTTTGAGCGAGATTTAGCAGCTTTTAGCCAGAGCTTAATCAGGCCATTTCAGGATTGTGTTTCACTCTATGTTATCCATTGCATTATGATTGGGATGATCTTAAGTGAGTTAATGCCAGGTTTGGGTGTATAAATTGGGTTTCTCTTGGTTATCTCAACTGAAAAATGTTTGGAAACTACCTTCATCAGGAGAATAATTGTAAAGCTACTAATCATCGTAGTATTGAGCTGTCACCTTAAACGACTACCAGCGATGCCTGGTAGCTTGGTGTTGAGCAGGCATAAGATCGAAAATTCATCCTCTGCTAACAATGGAGGTTCATACTGTGATTGAATTAATGCCTAGATCACTTTATGATCCCATAAATACATTTCTGAAGTTGAGTTCCTTCTAGGGTTGATTGTATAAGCAAACTCTTACATGGGTTTAATTGGAGAGAACCATTTCGAATTATCGTAATGCAGGAGTATCTTCAAGCATTCTCTGTATTCTCTTTTCATTTTTTTTTTGTACATGTCACAGGTGAGGGATGCACTTGAACAATTTGACAATGCCCTGGAGCTGAATCCAAATCCTACCGAAGCCCAAGCAGCGTTCTATAACAAGGCATGCTGCCATGCGTACAGGTGAGGGCACCTATGATACTATGCTTGAAGTTTCCAGTATGCACATGGTGTACCCATTTAGGCTTGTTACCAGCACTTTTGTGTCTGTCAGTACTACTTTTTCAGCTCCACTTCACTTGAATGTATCAAGGCAGCAAATTGCTCGAACTCACTATTAGACATAGAAGACAAGACGTTAGCATATTTTGGATAGGATGAATGTTCCACTGTTTAGATTCTCTGATGGCATTGTTAAGTTATTTGGTGAATTTGTACATTTTTTATTTTATGTTCCTTTTGTGATGCATCTGTTTGGACCAGGGAAGAAAGCAAAAAAGCTGCAGATTGCTTGAGAATAGCTTTGCGAGATTACAATCTCAAATTTGGTACAGTACTTAATGATCCAGACATGGCGCCATTCAGGGCATCACCAGAATttaaggaacttcaagaagaggtAAGGCTTTGTGCTTAATCCACTGCTCTGCTATATGCTGGATAAGAAATTTATCTTCTAATCATAGTTGACATCTTGATCCCACCAGTTCGATGTCAGAGATTTGATCTTTTACATTTTCTAATTTCATTTCAGGCATTGCGTGGTGGAGAAGATATTGGTTCTGGGTTCCGAAGAGATCTAAAGCTCATTAGTGAAGTACAGGCACCATTTCGTGGTGTCCGGAGGTTCTTTTATGTGGCGTTCATTGCAGCAGCTGGAATTTCAACATTCTTCACCATTCCCAGACTTATATTTGCACTTCAAGGTGGTGATGGTGCTCCAGATTTTCTGGAAACGGCTGGCAATGCTGCCATTAATATTGGAGGTAAACTGACACATCCTCAAAGAATGGTGTTGCAAAGAGTTAGGTAGTGTTCACCTGACAAATTTGTCCCCTCATTACATGTCAACAGTTCATCTTGTTGCATACTAGTAGCATTAGAAGAAAAACCATCAGCAATGACTTTGTTTGTTGTTCAGGTTGGATTTTAGGGTGTTGTCAACCTAGTCAGTCGAGGCATCAAACCTACACGAAAATTTCCAAAACAAAAAGTATAGAAATACTTCAATTTACAGTAACTTTTTTTCTTTCAATTTAAAGTCCAGACTCATTATGAGTAACGAAAATATATCGACAAGTAACGAATAAAAACCATGGCAAGCGTTACTATTCAGGGCAGACTTATTTATTCCATTTCTTCTAATTCACATCAAGTTGTTGAAATTTAAATATATGCCACAACACTTTTTTTACTTCTTGCAAAGAAAAGTTAATAGACTACATCACAAAAACAAAAGGGGGGAAGTAAGAAGTTTCTGTGTTGGTGTGGTGTCCAAACTGAAACCAGGTTGCACGCTCCACCGCCAAACAAATATAGTAATTGACTTTTCATTTGATTCGCCAATGTATTAAAGCATTTGCCAATTGCCAGTGCTATGTTCATTCCTGATGGTTGGTACTTGCCACACGCATACACCAATGCGTTCTTTTAGGATATCTTGGTGACCATCttatatatttactcttagatgCTTCAACATAAAAATGCTCTACATAATTCTGTATTTGTTTACTGGTAAATGTATTAGCATTCATCAACGCTTACTAGCTACCGCTGGAATACGAAAATGCAAAGAACTACTGCTATTTCATTTCAGTCCTTGTTCCCTGAGTTGTGCATCTTGTAGAAGTTCATATTAATGAGATTCCTTGGCTCAATTATTGTTTTTATGTTTGCTATATTACAAGTCAGTCATTTGTTAAATAATTCTTATTTATGTTGCTTGTTAAACTTAAAAAATAATCAATCTCTGGAATCAGCACTCTGCAGGTATTGTCGTGCTCGTGGCTTTGTTTTTCTGGGAAAACAAGAAAGAAGAAGAGCAGATTACAAATATCTCTCGTAATGAAACCCTTTCAAGGTTACCTGTGCGTCTGTCAACCAATCGCATAACTGAACTTGTGCAACTCCGGGACATTTCTAGGCCAGTTAGTATAATTCTTTTAGCATCTTTCATACTCTCTACATTTCTTTTAAATTTTCATTAAGTGACCAGTGGATTAAGTAGTATTGTAGGTTATATTGGCAGGTTCAAAGGCATCTGTTACTCAAGCAATGCAAAGAGCTGAGAGGTACC
The Triticum dicoccoides isolate Atlit2015 ecotype Zavitan chromosome 3A, WEW_v2.0, whole genome shotgun sequence genome window above contains:
- the LOC119267305 gene encoding protein LOW PSII ACCUMULATION 1, chloroplastic-like, giving the protein MAAAPAAAALRPHLSLLSAGAGIPNPTLQTLSFVAPLLCRRRCRRRSSVVLSNASSSPPSPPPSPEKEAEAAPTAESCVNLGLEFFSKGRVRDALEQFDNALELNPNPTEAQAAFYNKACCHAYREESKKAADCLRIALRDYNLKFGTVLNDPDMAPFRASPEFKELQEEALRGGEDIGSGFRRDLKLISEVQAPFRGVRRFFYVAFIAAAGISTFFTIPRLIFALQGGDGAPDFLETAGNAAINIGGIVVLVALFFWENKKEEEQITNISRNETLSRLPVRLSTNRITELVQLRDISRPVILAGSKASVTQAMQRAERYRTDLLKRGVLLIPVIFGASLKVQGKPKGFGTTRSAASAPSIGGDFEKRTESIAAKSRLRAEVRFKADIVSPEQWESWIRDQQESEGVTPGEDVYIILRLDGRVRRSGRGMPNWNDILKELPRLEDLLSKLER